The Punica granatum isolate Tunisia-2019 chromosome 4, ASM765513v2, whole genome shotgun sequence genome has a window encoding:
- the LOC116202589 gene encoding putative glucose-6-phosphate 1-epimerase encodes MSHPGVARDQKPPVEFTKDRNGISQVILHNPRGASARVSLHGGQILSWKTDHGEELLFTSSKAIFKPPTPVRGGIPICFPQFGNHGTLEQHGFARNKIWVIDENPPPLPPSNSNGKAYIDLLLKPSEHDLKIWPHTFEFRLRVGLSADGYLTLTSRIRNINCKPFSFSIAYHTYFSITDISEVRVEGLETLDYLDNLCQRERFTEQGDAITFESEVDRVYLSSSDVAIFDHERKRTFIIRKEGLPDVVVWNPWEKKSKAMADFGDEEYKQMLCVDGAAIEKPITLKPGEEWTGRLELSYLPSS; translated from the exons ATGAGTCATCCCGGGGTAGCCCGTGATCAAAAACCACCAGTTGAATTCACCAAGGACCGTAACGGGATCAGTCAAGTCATCCTTCACAACCCTCGTGGGGCCTCTGCTCGG GTTAGTTTGCACGGAGGGCAGATTCTTTCGTGGAAAACCGACCATGGAGAGGAATTGTTGTTTACTAGCAGTAAG GCCATCTTTAAGCCACCTACTCCGGTCCGAGGAGGGATTCCTATCTGTTTTCCACAG TTTGGTAATCATGGGACGCTGGAGCAACACGGCTTTGCCAGGAACAAGATTTGGGTCATCGATGAAAACCCCCCACCGCTTCCCCCAAGCAACTCTAATGGAAAGGCTTACATCGACTTGCTCCTGAAACCGTCTGAACATGATCTCAAGATCTGGCCCCACAC TTTCGAGTTTCGGCTGAGGGTGGGTTTGTCGGCAGATGGGTATCTGACCCTGACATCGCGCATCAGGAACATCAACTGCAAGCCCTTTAGTTTTTCTATTGCATATCACACTTATTTCTCCATCACCGATATCAG TGAAGTTCGGGTTGAGGGATTGGAGACACTTGACTACCTTGACAACTTGTGCCAGAGAGAGCGGTTCACCGAACAAGGAGATGCCATAACATTTGAATCTGAG GTGGATCGGGTATACCTTAGCTCATCGGATGTTGCAATTTTCGATCATGAAAGGAAACGGACATTCATCATACGCAAGGAAGGACTTCCAGATGTCG TGGTTTGGAACCCATGGGAGAAGAAATCCAAAGCCATGGCTGATTTCGGGGACGAAGAGTACAAGCAGATGCTGTGTGTCGATGGGGCGGCAATCGAGAAGCCCATCACCCTCAAGCCAGGAGAGGAATGGACCGGCCGCTTGGAACTCTCTTACCTCCCTTCATCTTGA